A genomic stretch from Lathyrus oleraceus cultivar Zhongwan6 chromosome 2, CAAS_Psat_ZW6_1.0, whole genome shotgun sequence includes:
- the LOC127120166 gene encoding probable LRR receptor-like serine/threonine-protein kinase At4g36180 gives MHAFLLILVLCAPFLSYADRSAITVTEIQALTSFKLNLHDPLGALDGWDTFSPEAPCDWRGVACNNDRVTELRLPRLQLGGRLSERLSELRMLKKISLRSNFFNGSIPSSLMKCKLLRFLFLQDNAFSGNVPPEIGNLTGLQILNVAQNHLSGIIPRELPLSLKYLDLSSNTFSGEIPSTVANLSHLQLINLSYNEFSGEIPVMFGELQKLQYLWLDHNFLGGTLPSALANCSSLVHLSAEGNALGGVLPSAISALPNLQVISLSQNNLTGSIPASVFCNVSFHAPSLRIVQLGFNGFTGFVGLETSTCFSLLQVLDIQHNSIRGTFPLWLTNITTLSVLDLSSNALSGEVSPYIGNLAALKELKMANNSFTGVIPVEIKKCGSLSVVDFEGNNFAGEVPSFFGDMKGLKALSLGGNSFFGSVPESFGNLSLLETLSLRSNRLNGTMPEMIMRLINLTTLDLSDNKFTGEIYDSIGSLNRLIVLNLSGNGFSGKIPSSLGNLFRLTTLDLSKQNLSGELPFELSGLPNLQVIALQENKFSGTVPEGFSSLMSLEYVNLSSNAFSGYIPENYGFLRSLVVLSLSHNHIRGTIPSEIGNSSDIEILELRSNSLSGRIPTDLSHLTHLKVLDLGGNNFTGDMPEEISKCLLLTTLLVDHNHLSGAIPGSLSNLSKLAMLDLSTNNLSGEIPSNFSMIPDLVYFNVSGNNLEGEIPQTLGSRFNNPSLFSDNQGLCGKPLESKCERVNNRDKKRLIVLIIIIATGACILVLFCCFYIIGLWRWRKKLKEKVSGEKKRSPARASSGASGGRGSSENGGPKLVMFNTKVTLAETIEATRQFDEENVLSRTRYGLVFKACYNDGMVLSIRRLPDGSLDENMYRKEAESLGKIKHRNLTVLRGYYAGPPDMRLLAYDYMPNGNLATLLQEASHQDGHVLNWPMRHLIALGIARGLAFIHQSSMVHGDVKPQNVLFDADFEAHLSDFGLERLTVATQGEAASSSSSVGTLGYVSPEAILTSEVTKESDVYSFGIVLLELLTGKRPVMFTQDEDIVKWVKKQLQRGQITELLEPGLLELDPESSEWEEFLLGVKVGLLCTAPDPLDRPTMSDIVFMLEGCRVGPDIPSSADPTSHHSPA, from the coding sequence ATGCATGCGTTTCTTCTCATTTTGGTACTCTGCGCACCGTTCTTATCCTACGCCGATCGTAGTGCAATAACCGTTACAGAGATCCAAGCCTTAACGTCGTTTAAGCTCAACCTCCATGATCCTCTCGGAGCTCTCGACGGTTGGGATACATTCTCGCCGGAAGCGCCGTGTGACTGGCGCGGAGTTGCCTGCAATAACGACCGAGTTACTGAGCTGCGTTTGCCTCGTCTTCAACTCGGTGGTAGACTCAGTGAACGTCTTTCTGAGTTGCGCATGTTAAAGAAGATAAGCCTTCGTTCGAATTTCTTCAACGGAAGTATTCCCTCGTCGCTCATGAAATGTAAGCTTCTACGGTTCTTGTTCTTGCAGGATAATGCGTTTTCTGGTAACGTTCCGCCGGAGATCGGGAACCTCACCGGTCTTCAGATTCTCAACGTTGCACAGAATCATCTCTCTGGGATTATTCCGAGGGAGCTTCCTCTTAGTCTCAAGTACCTTGACCTTTCGTCGAACACTTTCTCCGGCGAGATTCCGAGTACTGTTGCTAATCTGTCTCATCTTCAACTTATCAACCTCTCGTACAATGAGTTCTCCGGTGAGATTCCGGTGATGTTTGGGGAGCTTCAGAAGCTGCAATATCTCTGGCTTGACCATAACTTTCTTGGAGGAACGTTACCTTCTGCACTTGCTAATTGCTCTTCGCTCGTGCATCTGAGCGCAGAGGGAAATGCACTCGGCGGCGTGCTTCCGTCGGCGATTTCGGCGCTTCCGAATCTTCAGGTGATTTCTCTTTCTCAGAACAATCTTACTGGTTCCATTCCTGCTTCCGTTTTCTGCAATGTTTCGTTCCACGCGCCGTCTCTGCGGATAGTTCAACTTGGATTTAATGGTTTCACGGGTTTCGTTGGGCTCGAGACCAGCACGTGTTTTAGTCTTCTTCAGGTTTTGGATATTCAACACAATAGTATAAGAGGCACGTTTCCCTTGTGGTTAACCAATATAACCACGTTGTCAGTGCTTGATCTTTCCAGCAATGCACTTTCCGGCGAGGTTTCGCCATATATAGGAAATCTTGCTGCGTTGAAGGAGTTGAAGATGGCTAATAATTCATTTACTGGTGTCATTCCGGTGGAAATCAAGAAATGTGGGTCCCTCAGTGTTGTTGATTTTGAAGGCAACAATTTTGCCGGAGAAGTTCCTTCTTTTTTTGGTGACATGAAGGGACTCAAGGCTCTATCTCTCGGTGGAAATAGCTTCTTTGGTTCAGTTCCGGAGAGTTTTGGTAACCTTTCCTTACTTGAAACGTTGAGTTTGAGAAGCAATAGATTAAATGGAACTATGCCTGAAATGATAATGAGGTTGATCAACTTGACAACACTGGACCTTAGTGATAACAAGTTTACAGGTGAAATTTATGATAGTATTGGGAGTTTGAATAGATTAATAGTTCTCAATCTGAGTGGTAATGGCTTCTCTGGAAAAATTCCTTCTAGTTTGGGAAATCTTTTCAGACTAACTACACTTGATTTGAGTAAGCAGAATCTCTCTGGGGAGTTACCTTTTGAGCTCTCTGGGCTACCAAATCTGCAGGTCATTGCTCTGCAGGAGAACAAGTTTTCTGGTACAGTACCTGAAGGGTTCAGCAGTTTGATGAGTTTGGAGTATGTGAATCTCAGCTCTAATGCATTTTCTGGGTATATTCCTGAGAACTATGGTTTTCTTAGATCCTTGGTTGTTCTTTCACTGTCTCATAATCACATTAGAGGAACAATTCCTTCTGAAATTGGAAACAGCTCTGATATAGAAATTCTTGAGCTTCGATCAAATTCATTGTCAGGTCGTATTCCTACGGATCTATCTCACCTCACCCATTTGAAAGTGCTTGATTTGGGTGGTAACAATTTTACTGGGGATATGCCTGAGGAGATCTCCAAATGTCTATTGTTAACTACATTGTTAGTAGATCACAACCATCTTTCCGGTGCCATACCAGGGTCATTGTCGAATCTATCAAAGCTAGCAATGCTGGATCTGTCTACTAACAACTTGAGTGGGGAAATTCCTAGTAATTTTTCTATGATCCCTGATTTGGTGTATTTCAATGTGTCGGGGAACAATTTGGAAGGTGAGATACCACAAACTTTGGGATCTCGGTTCAACAACCCTTCTCTATTTTCTGATAATCAGGGTTTATGTGGAAAGCCATTGGAATCAAAGTGCGAGAGAGTAAACAATAGGGACAAAAAGAGGTTGATAGTGTTGATTATCATCATTGCAACAGGAGCTTGCATATTAGTCCTTTTTTGCTGTTTTTACATCATCGGCTTATGGAGATGGCGCAAGAAGCTCAAAGAAAAGGTCTCCGGGGAGAAAAAAAGGAGCCCTGCAAGAGCAAGTTCAGGAGCAAGTGGAGGTCGTGGTAGCAGTGAAAATGGTGGGCCAAAACTCGTGATGTTCAACACCAAAGTTACACTTGCAGAAACAATTGAAGCAACGAGACAGTTTGACGAAGAAAACGTACTAAGCAGAACAAGGTATGGATTAGTATTCAAGGCCTGTTACAATGATGGAATGGTCCTTTCCATTCGCAGGCTCCCTGATGGATCATTGGATGAGAACATGTACCGAAAAGAAGCTGAATCTCTAGGAAAAATAAAGCACAGAAATTTAACTGTTCTCAGAGGTTATTATGCAGGACCACCAGATATGCGACTCTTGGCCTATGATTACATGCCCAATGGAAACCTTGCAACTCTCCTCCAAGAAGCTTCACACCAAGATGGTCATGTTCTAAATTGGCCAATGCGACATCTCATTGCACTAGGAATCGCCCGTGGATTAGCCTTCATTCACCAATCCTCAATGGTCCATGGCGATGTGAAACCTCAAAATGTTCTATTCGATGCGGATTTCGAAGCCCATTTATCAGATTTCGGGTTAGAAAGACTGACAGTAGCAACTCAAGGAGAAGCAGCCTCCAGTTCATCTTCAGTTGGCACTTTGGGTTACGTTTCACCAGAAGCAATCTTAACCAGTGAAGTCACGAAAGAGTCCGATGTTTACAGCTTTGGCATTGTGTTGTTAGAACTTCTAACAGGAAAGAGACCGGTAATGTTCACTCAGGATGAAGACATAGTGAAGTGGGTGAAAAAACAACTTCAGAGGGGTCAAATAACAGAGCTATTAGAACCAGGTTTACTTGAGTTGGACCCAGAATCATCCGAGTGGGAAGAGTTTTTACTAGGTGTAAAAGTTGGATTGCTTTGCACAGCACCAGACCCTCTTGATCGACCAACCATGTCCGACATTGTTTTCATGCTCGAAGGTTGTCGTGTTGGTCCTGATATCCCATCCTCCGCAGATCCCACCTCTCATCATTCTCCGGCATAA